The genomic segment CGGGGTTCGGGGCCAGCGGCTCCTCCGGGTGCGGGGCGAGCGGCTCCTGCGGGGTCGGGGCCAGCGGTTCGTTCGGGTGCGTCGGCGACGGCTCGTCGGGGAACGCAGGTGACGGCTGCGACGGGGAGGGCACGGCGGGCCCGGGAGGGGTCTGTCCCGGATCGGTCGGGCCAGGGCCCGTGGGCTGCTCGCCGGGCACGGAGGGGACGGGCGGGCCGGGGACGGGGGAGGAGTCGGTCATGGTGGTTCCTTTCACTGATGTGATGCTCACGTTCCGGTCAGTCCACCACCGGGCGTCGATGCGGTCTGCACCCTTGCGCTTCGCGGAGCGATATGCGGGTCGCCGGTCGCTCTGTGGATAACTTCCGAAGCGCCCGCGCGATTCTTGGCATGATGCCGGGGTGAGTCATCCGTCTGCCCTCGTCACCGAACGCGTGCGATCGCGGTTGCGGGCCGAAGGGGTCGATCCGTCGGTGGATCCGGATGCGGCTCGGCGCATCGCCCAGTCCGAGGTGCGACGTCACGATGACCACGCGCTGGCGCGCGGCGAGGCCTTGATCGACGACGAGGTCGCATGCGTGCGCGACGTGCTCGCCGCGGTGAGTGGGATCGGACCGCTGCAGCCGTTCCTGGACGATCCCGACATCGAGGAGATCTGGGTGAACGGCGACGGCAACGTGCACGTCGCGCGCGGCGGAGTGGCGGAGCGCACGGGACTGCGGCTCGCCGATGCGACGGTGCGGGACCTGGTGGAGCGGATGCTGCAGCCCACCGGACGCCGGGTCGACATCAGCCAGCCCTTCGTCGACGCCTCTCTGCCCGACGGATCGCGTCTGCACGTGGCCATCGCCGACGTCGTGCGGGGGTCCTGGGCGGTGAACATCCGCAAGTTCCTCCCCGGCTACCGCACCCTCGACGCGCTGACGGCGCAGGGGGCGATGCCGGTCGCGATCGCTGCCCTGCTGCGCGACGCGATGCGGAACGGGCGGAGCGTGATCGTGTCCGGCGCGACTCACGCCGGCAAGACGACCCTCCTCGGTGCCCTGCTGGCATCCTGCGCGGATTCTCAGCGCATCGTCACGGTAGAGGAGACCTTCGAGCTCGCCGTCGAAGGCGCCGATCTCGTCGCGCTGCAGGGAAGACAGGCGAGCCTCGAGGGGACCGGCGAGATCACGCTGCGACGGCTCGTGAAAGAGGCACTGCGCATGCGCCCCGACCGGCTGGTCGTCGGCGAGGTGCGCGACGCCGAGGCGCTCGATCTCGTCCTCGCGCTCAACACGGGCGTTCCCGGAGCGGGGACCGTGCACGCGAACTCCGCGACCGAGGCCCTCGAGAAGCTCACGATCCTCCCACTGCTCGCCGGACGCAACATCGATCGCGCGTTCATCGCCCCCGCGCTCGCCGCGGCGGTCGACCTCGTCGTGCATTGCGCACGCGACGCGTCCGGCGAGCGGCGCGTGCAGGAGATCGTCGCTCCGACCGGTGAGGTCGTCGAGGGAAGGATCGTTACCCGCACGATCTACGACGCGGTGTCGCAGACGCACACCGCGCGTGCTTCGATTCGCGACGCCGTGCAGCGGAGCGGGGTCGCGTCATGACCGTCCTGATGGGCGCGCTGCTCGCCGCCGGCATCCTGCTGTGCCTGTCGCCATGGATGTGGCCGTCGCGTGACCCGGAGACGCCGGCCGTGCAAAAGGGACGCCTCGCACGCCTCCTGGAGGAGGCCGGCGCAGATGCCGTTGCTCCGCGGATCCTGATCGCCGTGATGTTCGCGGCAGCCCTGCTCGTCGCATCCGCCGTGTGGCTCCTCACCGGCATCCCCGCCCTGGCGATCCTCGCCGGTCTGGCCGCCGCAGCCGCGCCGGTGATGTGGTTGCGCGGGCGCCGATTGAGGCTGCGCCGCCTGCGTCGACAGCTGTGGCCGGATGTCTGCGACCTGCTGATCGCCGCGATCCGCGTCGGACTCTCCCTGCCCGATGCGGTGGCGAGCCTGGCCGAATCCTCGCCGGCGATGCTGCGTCCTGCGTTCATCGTGTTCGCGCGCGACCTCCGCGCCACGGGACGGTTCGAGACCAGCCTCGACCGACTGAAGTCGTCGCTGGCCGACCCGATCGGCGACAGGATCGCGGAGACGCTGCGCATGGCGCGCCAGGTCGGTGGCACCGAGTTGATCTCCGTGCTGCGGGCGCTCTCGGCCTCGGTGCGGGCCGACGCCGCGCTGCGGGGAGAGGTGGAAGCGCGTCAGTCCTGGATCCGTGGTGCTGCGGTGCTGGGGGCGATCGCACCGTGGGTCGTGCTCGGCCTCCTGGTCATGAGGCCGGAGGGTGCCTCGGCCTACGGCACGCCGGAGGGCATCATCGTGATCTGTGTCGGTGCCGCCGTCTCGGTCCTCGCCTTCCGGATCATGATCCGGATCGGCAGGCTGCCGGAGCCTCGGAGATGGTTCGGATGAGCGCGCCCTCGGTTCTCGCGACCGCGGTCCTGATCGGCGGCACCTTCGCCGTGGGACTGCTGTGCATCCTCGCGTCGCTTCCCCGCTGGCGGGCCGCTTCGCTCACCGTGCGCATCGCGCCGTATGTGCGCGACGTCGTCGCCGACGAGGACATGCCGCGTGCGCTGCTTCCCGGCACGGGGATGCTTCCGGCGGGAGGCCGGAGTCTGTGGCAGCGCGCTGAGCAGGGCTTCGAGCGGATGCTGGGCGGCGGCGACATCCTCCGGCAGCGCTTGGCACAGGCAGGCGTACGTACCGACCCCGTCGCGTTCCGCGGCCGTCAGCTGGGCTGGCTGCTCGCGGGGATCGGTGCAGGAGCCCTCGCCGTGATCGCCCTGGCCCTTGCCGGCAGGATGTCCGTGCCCGTCATCGCCATCCCGATCCTCACCGGTGCGACAGCCGCCGTCGGCTACGACATGCAGCTCTCCGCGCGAGCGAAGGCCCGCCGCGCTCGGCTCACGGACGAGCTGCCCACGACCCTCGAGTTCCTCGCCCTGTGCCTGTCGGCCGGAGAGGGCTTCCTCGATGCGCTGCGGCGAGTCGCTGCCGTCGGCTCGGGGGCGCTAACCGCAGAGCTGCGTCAGGTGGTTCTCGCGGCGGGAACGGGTTCTCCCCTCGCCGACGCGTTGAGCGAGATGGCGAGCCGCCTGCAGCTCCCTGGGCTCACGCGCGCCGTGGACCAGGTCATCGCCGCGCTCGAGCACGGTGCGCCGCTCGCCGGCGTCCTGCACGCACAGGCGGGCGACGCCCGCGAGGACGCGAAGCGCACACTCATCGAGCAGGCGGGGCGCAAGGAGATCCTGATGCTCCTGCCGCTGGTGTTCCTCATCCTCCCGTTGTCGGTGCTCTTCGCGATCTACCCGGGACTCTTCATCCTCCGGCTCGGCATCGGCTGACCGACCACGAAAGGACGACCATGACGACACGCTTGCACGAACTCCGACGACACGACCACCTGACCCGCTGGTGGCGCGAGGCGAGAGGCTGGACCCGTGACCTCGCGGAGGACGAGCGCGGAGACGTGCCCGGCTGGGTGCTGGTCACGCTGATGACAGCCGGATTAGTCGTGCTGATCTGGGCAGTCGCGGGTCCTGCGCTCACCGCGCTGTTCGAGCAGGCGATCCAGCGGGTGTCCGGTCTCTGAGATGCATGCCCCTCGCGTGCTGCACGACGAGCGCGGTTCGAGCCCGGTCGAGTTCGTGCTGGTGGGCACCCTCCTCACTGTGCTCACGCTGGCGGTGCTGCAGCTCGCGTTGGCCGTGTACGTCCGCAACGTCGTGCACGATGCGGCGGTCGAGGGGGCCTATCACGCCGCGCTTGCCGACACGAGCCTGGAAGAGGGCGCGGAGCGCTCGCGGTTTGTGATCACCAGAGCGATCGGCGCATCGTATGCCGAGGACGTCGTCGTCGGAACCTCCGACGCGCTCGGACACGAGACCATCGATGTGCGCATCCGCACGTCGCTCCCGGTGGTGGGTCTCATCGGGGTCCCCTACGCGATGGAGGTGGAAGCGCATGCACCGGTGGAGAGCCTGGGCGACGAATGACGAAGGGTCTGCCGCGCTCGAGTTCATCACCGTCGGCGTCATCCTGCTCGTCCCGCTCGTCTACCTCGTGATCGCTCTGGGCACGATCCAGGAGCAGACGCTCGGTGCGGAAGCGGCCGCGCGCCACACAGCCCGCGCGATCGCGATAGCACCGGACGCTACCTCGGCGGCAGAGAACGGAGAGGCCGTACTCGCGGGGATCATCGAGGAGTACGGCCTCGACCCGGAAGCGATCGACGTGTCGCTCTCGTGTTCACCCGCCGGCGTCGATTGTCCGTCAGCCGGGGCCACGCTCATCGTGACCGTCGCCGCTCGGGTGCGACTGCCCCTCGTGCCCCCGGTCTTCGGCCTGGATCGCGCGGCTTCCGTCACGGTACAGGCAGAGGCTGTGCAGAAGGTTTCCCGGCTGTGGGGTGCGGAATGACCACCGGTCGCGCTCGCCACGGGGAAGAGGAGGGGAGCGTCCTGCTCCTCACGCTCGGCTACGTGCTCCTGGCGGTGACGGTCGTCTTCGTGTGCGTGTGCGCCACCGACCTGTACATCGCCCAGAAGCGGCTGGACGCGCTCGCCGATTCAGCCGCGCTCGCGGGAGCCGACGGGTTCACTCTCCAGGTGAGCGGTGACGACGTTCGAGCGGAGCTGACGGATGCCGGGGTGCAGGAACAGGCGTCCGCTCTCGTGGCCGCGCTCCCCGGAGATGCCGCGCTCGCCGCGGCAGGCACACCCGATGGTGTCTCGGCTCGCGTCACGGTGACGACGACGTGGCATCCGCCGCTCCTGTCGCCCTTCGTGCCGGACGGAGTGGCGCTGGAATCGACTGCGACGAGCCGTACGGCGCTCGAGTGAGTCTTCCGGTCACGGCTCCATCGGCACAAGATGAGATATGGCTCCCCGCGTCCTCGCCCTCGTATCCTCCACGTCGTGCCTTTTGCTGGCGCTCGCGCTGGTCGCCTGCACGTCGCCGGAACCCGAACCCGCTCCGACGCCCGAGATCACGCTGAGCCCGGACGACGTGATGGGTGAATGGGAGTCGGAGGTGACCGACGAAGCACGGCTGAGAATCCAGGCGGACGGCACCTTCGCCATGGGCGGTCTGTGCGTGGTCTCCGGAACATGGACTGTCGAGGGCAACGATGTCGAGGCGACATCCCTGAGCATCCCCGGCATTGGCGGTTGCCCCGACGTCTTCGCTCTGGATCGCGCCGGCATCACGTCGTTCGAACTGCTCGACCGCGATGAGTTGCGCGTCCTCGACGTCGGGGGCGCTCACGCCACGTTCCACCGCGCGGACTAGCGCTGCGATCGCAACCGTTCGAGCAGTCCCGCCAGCCGCGGCTCGAGCTGCGCCGGCACCTCGGCGGGTAGTGCGTCGACAGGCCACCAGCGCACATCCTCGGACTCGTCGCTCACGGTCAGCGCGAGCTGGGGGTCGACGATCACCGCGATCCCGATGTCGAGATGGGAGGCGCAGCGTCCGAACGAGGATGAGAGCCCGTGGTGATCCAGGTCGTAGGCCAGGGGAGAGGTCGGCACGGCCGTCTCGATGCCCGTCTCCTCGCGCAACTCGCGCAGCGCGGCGTCCACGATCGACGCGTCACCGTCTTCCGCGTGCCCTCCCGGCTGCACCCAGAACCGACCCTTGCCGTGGAAGACGAGCAGGGTCTGCGTGAGCGTCTCGTCGAACACGACGCACGAGGCGGTCGCATGGTCGGGGCCGGACTCCCGCCGCACGGGCCCGTCGTCGTCGGAGAAGAACGAGGCGAAGTCCTCCTGCGCCGCGCGATCCCGCTCCGACCTCGGCAGGAACTCGGCGACCAGCCGATGCACGTCTGCGGACAGCATCCGGCTCATTCGTTCTCCGTCTCCGGTCGCGCGCGCGGCACGAACCTCGGGATCCAGCGCAGGAATCCGGCAGCACCGAGAAGACTGATGACGCCCATGGCTGCGGCGGCGAACGGCAGAGCCGACACCGCGGTGATCGCGGCGACCAGCAGCGGAGCGATCGCTCCGCCGGCATCCGTCAGAGTCCTCCAGGAGCCGAGGAACGCCGCGGGCTCGCGCTTCGGCGCGACGTCGGCGCCGAGAGTCAACAGGATGCCGCTCGACAGTCCGTTCCCCACGCCGAGCACGCCCGCGAACAGGCCGAACCAGAGCACCGACGCGTCGAGGTCGTGCGTGAACGACATCGCGAGGAACCCCGCACCCATCAGCACCATCGCCGGCATCGCCGCCCACAGGCGGCCGAAGCGGTCCATCACCTGGCCGCTCGCGTAGAAGAGGGCGAAGTCGATCGCGCCGGAGACGCCGACCACGATCGCGATGGTCGTGGCGTCCAGCCCGAGCGACAGGCCCCACAGAGGAAGTACGACCTGCCGTGCCGACCGCACCGCCGACAGCGAGGCAGCCGCCAGTCCGAGGCGGCCGAGCACAGCCCGCTGCCGCCACATCGTCTGGAAGATGCCCGCGCGCTCGATCGTCGGGATCGATCCGCTGACCGGCTCGCCGGAGTCCTCGGCGTACCGCACCTGCGTGATCGCCGGGATCGTCTTCTCGGGATCGGGTCCGAACAGCACGAGCAGCACCATGGCGACCAGGCAGCCCAGGAAGAACCAGATCGCGGCCTGCTCGTTGCCGAAGAGCTGCAGGAGGCCTGCGGCGATGAACGGGCCGATGAAGATGCCCAGACGGAAGCTCCCGCCCAGCAGCGACAGCGAACGCGCTCGGAACGCCACGGGCACGCGCGTGGTCATGAACGCGTGCCGCGCGAGACCGAACGCGGCAGCGCACATCCCGAGGAGGAAGACGGATGCCGTGAGCACGCCGAGCGACGGGGCGAGCACCATGCCGACCGCGGCGAGGATCGCGATCACCCCGGCGATCACCATCGTGAACCTCTCGCCGATGCGCCCTACGGCCCATCCGGCGGGGAGATTGCCGCACAGCTGTCCGATCACGAGGGCGGACGCGACGAGCGCCGCGAACGCGACATCCGCTCCCATCGATGCGGCGATCACCGGGATGAGCGGGATGACCGCGCCCTCGCCCACCGCGAAGAGGATCGTCGGCAGGTACACCATCGGCCCGAACTGTCGAAGGACGGTCGATGCACTGCTCACGCACTCACGCTACCCCCGTCCGCGGATGCCGCGAGACGTGGCGTCCCCGCGCGAGCAGGTGGCACGTTAGGCTGAGGTGTCATGCTCGAACTAGATCTCTCCGCCGAAATCCAGGCGCTCAGGCACACCTTCGGCGACATCAGCGAGGTCGTCGATGTCTCCCACCTCCGCGACGAGATCGCGAGGCTCAGCGAGGAAGCCGGCGCCCCCGACCTCTGGGACGACACCGAGCGCGCGCAGAAGGTGACCAGCGCCCTCAGCCACCGCCAGTCCGAGCTCGCCCGGATCACCGGCATCGCCTCGCGGCTCGACGACCTCGAGGTGCTCATCGGGCTCGCCAACGAGATGGGTGACGAGGAATCCGCGCTGGAGGCCCGCACCGAGCTCGCCGCGCTCACCGACGTCATCAACCAGCTCGAGGTGCAGACGCTCCTCGACGGCGAATACGACGAGCGCTCCGCCATCATCACGATCCGCTCGGGAGCCGGCGGCGACGACGCCACCGACTTCGCCGAGATGCTCATGCGCATGTACCTGCGCTGGGCCGAGCGCCACAAGTATCCCGTGAAGGTCATGGACACGTCCTACGCGGAGGGTGCGGGCATCAAGTCCGCGACCTTCGAGATCGATGCGCCCTACGCGTTCGGCACGGTGTCGGTCGAGGCCGGCACACACCGTCTCGCCCGCATCAGCCCCTTCGGATCAGCCGACAAGCGCCAGACGTCGTTCGCCGCCGTCGAGGTCATTCCTCTGATGGAAGAGGCGACCGAGGTCGAGATCCCCGAGAACGACATCCGCGTGGACGTCTTCCGCTCGTCCGGCCCCGGTGGACAGTCGGTCAACACGACAGACTCCGCCGTGCGCCTCACGCACCTCCCGACCGGCATCGTCGTGTCGATGCAGAACGAGAAGTCGCAGATCCAGAACCGCGCGGCTGCCATGCGCGTGCTGCAGACCCGCCTCCTGCTGCTGCAGAAGGAACAGGAAGCGGCGAAGAAGAAGGAGCTCGCGGGCAACATCACCGCGAGCTGGGGCGACCAGATGCGCTCGTACTTCCTCTACGGCCAGCAGCTCGTCAAGGACCTCCGCACCGGGCAGGAGTCCGGAAACCCGGCCGCCGTGTTCGACGGCGACCTCGACGACTTCATCTCCGCCGGCATCCGCTGGCGCAAGCGCAAGATCGAGGACTGAGAGCACGAGAAAGGCCCCGGAGGAATCCGGGGCCTTTCTCGTGGACCGACGATCAGCTCAGCGGGCCGCGCCCTTGAGCGAGGTCGTCACGTCGTCGTAGCTGAAGATGATGCAGTGGACGGTGCGGTCGCGCCACCGCATCCACGAGCTCTTGGTCGGGGTGTACGGATAGAAGTCCAGTTCGGACTGCTCGTACGAGAGACCGACGAAGCCCTCGAACTCCGCGAGGCACGCGTCCCACGCCAGGTCGTAGAGGGCATCGTCGCCGGGGAAGTCGCCGTCAGGAACCTGGTGGATGAAGAAGACCTCGTCGGTGTGCGGCTGATCGCAGGGGACGACCGGCAGCTCGAAGATCTCCTCGTCCGGGTCGTACTCGACGAGGGGCATGCAGTCGCCGACCGCGAGCTCCGCGAAGGGCACCATCTCGGCGCCCTCGATCTCGGAGGGATCGGTCGTCCCCTCCGTCGAGTCATCGGCCGGCGGACGCTCGCTGGGCGTGGCGACCGGGACGGGATCCGCCCCCACGGTCGAATCGATTCCGAGCGCGAGGAGGGACACTCCGAGCGCAAGGACCGTGCCGAAGACGGTCACGCCCATGCCCGTGATCCCCGGCCACTTCGCCCCTCGGAGGAAGAGCGAGACGAGAGAGGTCAGGAACCCGAGTCCGAGCACGATCCAGCCGACGGTCGCGATCGGCGGCACGCACGCGAGAACGACGCCGAGCACCGCGACGGCGAGGCCGATGATTCCGAGCACGGAGATCCTGCGTGCCGGTGCCGGTGCCGGTGCCGGTGCCGGTGCCGGCGACGGGGCGGCGCCGGGGTATCCCGTCACCGCCGCCGCGGGGTATGCCGGAGCGGATGCCGCACCCGGATACCCGACCTGCGCCTGCACGGCGTACGGCGGCACGAACGGCTCAGGCTCGGCGGCGGCGCTCGACGCCACCGCCTCCGGTGCGACAGCTGTGGCGGGCGCCTCGGGTGCGACAGCTGCGGGCGGCGCCTCCGGTGCGACCTGCGCGGTGCGCACGTGAGCCGTCCACTGCTGCCCGTCCCACCACCGCAGGATTCCGGAACCGTCGTCGTACCAGCCCGCAGGTGTCGTCATCGATCTTTCCTGTTGTCTTTTCGGCGGTCGGCGATCAGCCGGCCGAGGGCTCCACCGTCACCCGTGCGACCTCCTGCAGGAGTTCGTCGGTGATGATGATGACGTACGACCCGCTCTGGGCGACGTCGAACGAGACCGTTCCCTGCGTCGTCTGTCCGGCGGGAAGCTCGCTGGACTCCAGAGTCGCATCGCCGAAGATGTCGTAGTCGCCCGGGGCACCCTCGGCCGTCTCGATGGAGAAGTAGAGCGGGTTGACGTAGGTCGTGCCGTCGAGCGTCTTCCATGTCAGATCGACGAGCAGGTAGCCGCCGTTGCTCGGGTCGAAGCCGGAGTCGTTCGTCGGGCTCCAGGTCGCGGAGTTCACCGTCACCTCGCCGGTGCCGGACATCTGCTGCACGGTCACGGGCTCGCCCATGCGGCCTTCGGCGACATCTGCGGGCGGCGCGCTCTCGTCGGTGCCCTCATCGGTGCCCGTGTCGGAGGTGGGGATCGGGTCCGGGATCGCGTCCTCGATCTCGTTCGCGAGTGCGAAGAGGAAGACGAAGCCCATGATGAAGGCGACGATCGCGCCGACGATGGAGACTCCGAGACCGGTGATGCCCGGCCACTTCTTGCCCTTGAGGAAGAGGGAGATGAGCGACACGATGAAGCCCGCGGCGAGGAGGATCCATGCGAACGGCAGCGTGAACGGGATGAAGGCGAGGATCAGGCCGAGAGCCGCGAGCCCGAGCCCGACGAGTCCGAGGACCGACATCTTCTTCGGGCCGGTCGGAGCAGGCGCCGCATACGGCGCAGACGCCGGGTATCCGCCGGCGGCATACGCCCCGGCGGAAGGGTAGGCGCCCCCGCTGGCCGGGTAGGCGCCGGGAGCAGCAGGATAGGCCGGAGCCGCGGATCCGGGATAGGCCGGTGCTCCGCTCTGCGAGATCGGAGGGACCGGCGGGACCGCCGCGGTCGAACCGGGGTACGGGGCGCCTCCCAGCGGAGTCGTGGGGGCGGTGGCGCCGGGGGCGGCGAAGGCCGCGGTCTGCGACGCATCATCGGCAGGAGCAGGCGACCAGGCCTGCGGGGGCTCGGGCGCGACGACTGCCTCCTCGACGGCCTCCGGCGCAGACGTGACGGCTGCGTGGTCGGGCGTCGCCGCGGTCTCGGCGGCGGGGACGTCGGCGGCGGGGGTCTCATCGACGGTGGGCGCATCGTCGACGGCGGGCGCTTCGGGCTCGGCCGGAACCTCGGGAGCGGCAGCCTCGGGAGCAGCAGGAGCCTCGGGAGCGAAGTGCTCCGTCCACTGCTGGCCGTCCCACCAGCGCTGGCGTCCGGATCCGTCGTCGTACCAACCGGCAGGTGTCGTCATGGTGTCCCCCTCGAAGTCCTCGGCGCGCGGAATCGCGTGTATCGCCACTCCATGTATAGCAGTGGAGGACGACGTCGATCAGGCCGACATCGTGCGGACGTTTCCGGATGGCAGCGTCCGCCGCGCGGGGTGTCGCTCGCGGCATGCCGAGAGGCGGCGCTTAGGCTCGTAGCGCCATGATTCGGTTCGAGAACGTCACGAAACACTACCGCGGGACGTCGAAGCCCGCGCTGTCCGGTGTCGACTTCGAAGTGCAGCGCGGGGAGTTCGTCTTCCTCGTCGGCGCCTCGGGTTCCGGCAAGTCCTCCTGTCTGAGGTTGATCCTGCGCGAGGACGTGCCCACATCGGGCCGCGTCGCCGTGCTCGGGCGCGATCTGCGTTCCCTTGCCAACGGGAAGGTGCCCTACTTCCGGCGTCACATCGGCTCGGTGTTCCAGGACTTCCGGCTCCTCCCGTCGAAGACGGTGTACCAGAACGTGGCGTTCACGCTGCAGGTGACCGGTTCTTCGCGCGGCTTCATCCAGCAGGCGGTTCCCGAGGCGCTCGCCCTCGTCGGGCTCGACGGCAAGCAGAAGCGGATGCCGCATGAGCTGTCCGGCGGTGAGCAGCAGCGCGTCGCGATCGCCCGTGCTCTCGTCAACCGGCCGCAGGTGCTGCTCGCCGATGAGCCCACCGGAAACCTCGACCCGGGGACCTCGGTCGACATCATGCAGCTGCTCGCCCGCATCAACGCCGGCGGCACCACCGTGCTGATGGCCACGCACGAGGCCGGCTTCGTCGACGCGATGCAGCGTCGCGTGATCGAGCTCAGCGACGGCGAGATGGTGCGCGACGAGGTGCACGGCGGTTACGGCGACACCTCGAACATCCCGCGGCTCGTGCCGGAGGAGGTGCGCGGCGCCGCGGCGGCCGCCGCTCTGACGGCCGTGCAGGAGGTGCAGCGGCAGACCGCCGACCTCTCCGTGGTCCGCGCCGCTCTCGCCGAGGAGCTCGACGCGCAGCGCAAGGCCGCGGCATCCGCTCCGGCCCCCGTCGCGCAGACCGCACCCGCCTTCACCCGGCCGACGGAACCCGGAGCGCAGAAGGCGGATGCCGTGGCCCCCGTCCCCTCGGACGAGGCGCGACGCGCACCGGTCGAGGAGCAGACGCCGGCCCCCGTCGGTCCGCGCACGCACCCGATCGTCCTCCCGCAGGTCGACGTCGCAGAGCTCGGCGTCGCCGATCGCCTCGGCCTGTCCGACGACGATGCCGAGGAAGTGGGCCCGACCTCATGAGAATCGGTCTGATCCTCACCGAGGCCCTGGGCGGCCTGCGGCGCAACATCTCCATGGTGATCTCCGTCGTGCTCGTCACGTTCGTGTCGCTGACCTTCGTCGGCGCGGCGATCCTGATGCAGTCGCAGATCGGCGTCATGCGCGGCTACTGGGCGGAGCGCGCCCAGGTCGCGGTGTACATGTGCTCGGCGGTCTCCGAAGCGGACACGTGCATCGACGGCACGGCCAGCGAAGAGCAGGTCGAGGCCGTCCGCGCGCAGCTGGAAGGCGAGGCCCTCGCTCCGCTGATCAGCTCGATGACCTTCGACACCAGGGAAGAGACGTACCAGAAGCTCGTCGACCAGCTCGGCGCTGATCAGGCGAGCGTGCTGACGCCCGACCAGGCGTTCGAGGTGTTCTTCGTCACGATGAAGGACCCCGGCCAGTCGCAGGTGCTCGCCGAAGCCTTCAGCGGCCAGGCGGGAGTCGAGCAGGTGCAGGACCAGCTCCAGTACCTCGAACCGCTCTTCTCCGCGCTGACCGTCGCGACCTACATCGCGGTCGGCATCGCTGTGCTGATGCTCATCGCGGCGACGCTGCTGATCGGCACGACGATCCGATTGTCGGCGTATGCGCGGCGGAAGGAGATCGGCATCATGCGCCTCGTCGGCGCCTCGAACCGCTTCATCCAGACGCCGTTCGTGCTTGAGGGCGTGTTCGCCGCCTTCCTCGGTTCCGCACTCGCCAGTGCGGCGGTGGTGGCCGGCGTGCACTTCGGCGTGAACGGGTATCTGCGCGGGCGCGTGCCCTTCATCACGACGTGGATCACGATGGGGGACGCCGCGCTGGTGGTGCCCGTCCTGATCGGCATCGGCGTGATCCTCGCCGCGCTCTCGGCCGGCTTCGCGATCCGTCGCTGGCTGCGCACCTGACGCCTCCTGCACCTGATGTAGGCTGGTGGGCTGGCCACAACAGAGAGCAGGAGCATCATGCCCAGGGAACGCGGGGAGAAGGTCGTCGCGACCAATCGTCGCGCACGTCACGACTACAACATCGAGAAGTCGTACGAGGCGGGAATGGTGCTCACCGGCACCGAGGTCAAGTCGCTGCGCCAGGGGCGCGCCAACCTCAGTGACGGCTACGCGTTCGTGAAGGGCAACGAGGTGTTCCTCGACTCCGTGCACATCCCGGAGTACTCGCAGGGGCACTGGACCAACCACTCCGCGAAGCGCATCCGCAAGCTGCTGCTGCATCGCGCGGAGATCGAGAAGATCGCCCACGCCGTCTCGGCCGGCGGCTACACGCTGATCCCGCTGAAGCTCTACTTCTCCGACGGTCGCGCCAAGGTCGAGATCGCTCTCGCCAAGGGCAAGCGCGAGTTCGACAAGCGGCAGACCCTGCGCGAGCGTCAGGACACGCGCGAGGCCGACCGGGCCATGCGTCTGCGCAA from the Microbacterium luteolum genome contains:
- the prfB gene encoding peptide chain release factor 2: MLELDLSAEIQALRHTFGDISEVVDVSHLRDEIARLSEEAGAPDLWDDTERAQKVTSALSHRQSELARITGIASRLDDLEVLIGLANEMGDEESALEARTELAALTDVINQLEVQTLLDGEYDERSAIITIRSGAGGDDATDFAEMLMRMYLRWAERHKYPVKVMDTSYAEGAGIKSATFEIDAPYAFGTVSVEAGTHRLARISPFGSADKRQTSFAAVEVIPLMEEATEVEIPENDIRVDVFRSSGPGGQSVNTTDSAVRLTHLPTGIVVSMQNEKSQIQNRAAAMRVLQTRLLLLQKEQEAAKKKELAGNITASWGDQMRSYFLYGQQLVKDLRTGQESGNPAAVFDGDLDDFISAGIRWRKRKIED
- a CDS encoding DUF2510 domain-containing protein translates to MTTPAGWYDDGSGILRWWDGQQWTAHVRTAQVAPEAPPAAVAPEAPATAVAPEAVASSAAAEPEPFVPPYAVQAQVGYPGAASAPAYPAAAVTGYPGAAPSPAPAPAPAPAPARRISVLGIIGLAVAVLGVVLACVPPIATVGWIVLGLGFLTSLVSLFLRGAKWPGITGMGVTVFGTVLALGVSLLALGIDSTVGADPVPVATPSERPPADDSTEGTTDPSEIEGAEMVPFAELAVGDCMPLVEYDPDEEIFELPVVPCDQPHTDEVFFIHQVPDGDFPGDDALYDLAWDACLAEFEGFVGLSYEQSELDFYPYTPTKSSWMRWRDRTVHCIIFSYDDVTTSLKGAAR
- a CDS encoding DUF2510 domain-containing protein; the protein is MTTPAGWYDDGSGRQRWWDGQQWTEHFAPEAPAAPEAAAPEVPAEPEAPAVDDAPTVDETPAADVPAAETAATPDHAAVTSAPEAVEEAVVAPEPPQAWSPAPADDASQTAAFAAPGATAPTTPLGGAPYPGSTAAVPPVPPISQSGAPAYPGSAAPAYPAAPGAYPASGGAYPSAGAYAAGGYPASAPYAAPAPTGPKKMSVLGLVGLGLAALGLILAFIPFTLPFAWILLAAGFIVSLISLFLKGKKWPGITGLGVSIVGAIVAFIMGFVFLFALANEIEDAIPDPIPTSDTGTDEGTDESAPPADVAEGRMGEPVTVQQMSGTGEVTVNSATWSPTNDSGFDPSNGGYLLVDLTWKTLDGTTYVNPLYFSIETAEGAPGDYDIFGDATLESSELPAGQTTQGTVSFDVAQSGSYVIIITDELLQEVARVTVEPSAG
- the ftsE gene encoding cell division ATP-binding protein FtsE; its protein translation is MIRFENVTKHYRGTSKPALSGVDFEVQRGEFVFLVGASGSGKSSCLRLILREDVPTSGRVAVLGRDLRSLANGKVPYFRRHIGSVFQDFRLLPSKTVYQNVAFTLQVTGSSRGFIQQAVPEALALVGLDGKQKRMPHELSGGEQQRVAIARALVNRPQVLLADEPTGNLDPGTSVDIMQLLARINAGGTTVLMATHEAGFVDAMQRRVIELSDGEMVRDEVHGGYGDTSNIPRLVPEEVRGAAAAAALTAVQEVQRQTADLSVVRAALAEELDAQRKAAASAPAPVAQTAPAFTRPTEPGAQKADAVAPVPSDEARRAPVEEQTPAPVGPRTHPIVLPQVDVAELGVADRLGLSDDDAEEVGPTS
- the ftsX gene encoding permease-like cell division protein FtsX yields the protein MRIGLILTEALGGLRRNISMVISVVLVTFVSLTFVGAAILMQSQIGVMRGYWAERAQVAVYMCSAVSEADTCIDGTASEEQVEAVRAQLEGEALAPLISSMTFDTREETYQKLVDQLGADQASVLTPDQAFEVFFVTMKDPGQSQVLAEAFSGQAGVEQVQDQLQYLEPLFSALTVATYIAVGIAVLMLIAATLLIGTTIRLSAYARRKEIGIMRLVGASNRFIQTPFVLEGVFAAFLGSALASAAVVAGVHFGVNGYLRGRVPFITTWITMGDAALVVPVLIGIGVILAALSAGFAIRRWLRT
- the smpB gene encoding SsrA-binding protein SmpB translates to MPRERGEKVVATNRRARHDYNIEKSYEAGMVLTGTEVKSLRQGRANLSDGYAFVKGNEVFLDSVHIPEYSQGHWTNHSAKRIRKLLLHRAEIEKIAHAVSAGGYTLIPLKLYFSDGRAKVEIALAKGKREFDKRQTLRERQDTREADRAMRLRNRVGE